The following proteins are co-located in the Bradyrhizobium sp. AZCC 2176 genome:
- a CDS encoding SPFH domain-containing protein → MSGFDIFAIAFVLLVIVTLFAGVKTVPQGYDWTIERFGKYTRTLSPGLNIIVPYFDRVGRKMNMMEQVINIPEQEVITKDNATVTVDGVAFFQVFDAAKASYEVAHLEQAIIVLTMTNIRSVMGSMDLDQVLSHRDEINERLLRVVDAAVSPWGLKVNRIEIKDIVPPADLVEAMGRQMKAERVKRADILQAEGQRQSEILRAEGAKQGQILQAEGRKEAAFRDAEARERSAEAEAKATQMVSEAIAKGDVAALNYFIADKYIKAFGQLADSPNQKIIMLPIEAMSILGSLAGIGEIAKATFGETATAAAAARRASSVPTTGPTPPPVAPQR, encoded by the coding sequence ATGAGCGGTTTTGACATCTTCGCGATCGCGTTTGTTTTGCTCGTCATTGTCACGCTGTTCGCAGGCGTCAAGACCGTGCCGCAGGGCTATGACTGGACCATCGAGCGGTTTGGCAAATACACCCGCACGCTGTCGCCGGGCTTGAATATCATCGTTCCCTATTTCGACCGCGTCGGCCGCAAGATGAACATGATGGAGCAGGTGATCAACATTCCCGAGCAGGAGGTGATCACCAAGGACAACGCCACCGTGACGGTGGACGGGGTCGCGTTCTTCCAGGTGTTCGACGCCGCCAAGGCAAGCTACGAGGTCGCCCATCTCGAGCAGGCAATCATCGTTTTGACCATGACCAACATCCGCTCGGTGATGGGATCGATGGACCTCGACCAGGTGCTGTCCCATCGCGACGAGATCAACGAGCGCCTGCTGCGCGTCGTCGACGCTGCCGTCTCGCCGTGGGGGCTGAAGGTCAACCGTATCGAGATCAAGGACATCGTGCCGCCGGCCGATCTGGTCGAGGCGATGGGGCGGCAGATGAAGGCCGAGCGCGTCAAGCGTGCCGACATTTTGCAGGCCGAGGGCCAGCGCCAGTCGGAAATCCTGCGCGCGGAAGGCGCCAAGCAGGGCCAGATTTTGCAGGCCGAAGGCCGCAAGGAGGCTGCATTCCGTGATGCCGAGGCGCGTGAGCGCTCCGCCGAAGCCGAGGCCAAGGCGACGCAGATGGTCTCCGAGGCCATCGCCAAGGGCGACGTCGCCGCGCTGAACTATTTTATCGCTGACAAATACATCAAGGCGTTCGGCCAATTGGCCGATTCGCCGAACCAGAAGATCATCATGCTGCCGATCGAAGCGATGAGCATTTTGGGATCGCTGGCAGGCATCGGCGAGATCGCCAAGGCGACCTTCGGCGAAACCGCGACAGCCGCGGCCGCCGCACGGCGAGCGTCCTCGGTGCCGACCACCGGCCCGACCCCGCCGCCGGTCGCGCCGCAGCGGTGA
- a CDS encoding NfeD family protein: protein MAEMFSTLGTWNWLIFGFVLMALELLAPGVFMFWLGLAALLVGLLSFAISPSWQTQLLMFAVFAVAAVPAWRHFARSEGSRSRSNPFLNKRTEALIGREFTLEKPIVDGTGTVRIDDTIWRVAGPDAPAGSRVKVVQADGASLTVAAA from the coding sequence ATGGCTGAGATGTTTTCTACCCTGGGCACCTGGAACTGGCTGATCTTCGGCTTCGTCCTGATGGCGCTCGAGCTGCTGGCGCCGGGTGTCTTCATGTTCTGGCTCGGGCTCGCAGCGCTCTTGGTCGGGCTGTTGTCGTTCGCGATCAGCCCGTCCTGGCAGACGCAGCTCCTGATGTTTGCGGTGTTCGCGGTCGCCGCTGTGCCGGCGTGGCGTCACTTTGCGCGCAGCGAGGGCAGCCGCAGCCGGAGCAATCCGTTTCTCAACAAGCGGACCGAGGCGCTGATCGGTCGGGAATTCACCCTGGAAAAGCCGATCGTGGACGGAACCGGCACGGTGCGGATCGACGATACGATCTGGCGCGTCGCCGGTCCCGACGCGCCGGCCGGCAGCCGCGTCAAAGTGGTGCAGGCCGATGGCGCGAGCCTGACAGTGGCGGCGGCGTAG
- a CDS encoding winged helix-turn-helix transcriptional regulator: MPKPAAVTKKTAVRGSRTGRPVMALLDLLGRRWTLRIIWELRDGPLTSRALRTACDGASPTVMQARLSELREAGLVELLAGDGYRLTPLGSELMESFLPLHRFAERWSKRS; encoded by the coding sequence ATGCCGAAACCGGCCGCCGTCACCAAAAAAACTGCTGTTCGCGGCTCCAGAACCGGCCGGCCGGTCATGGCTCTGCTCGATCTATTGGGCCGTCGCTGGACATTGCGGATCATCTGGGAGCTGCGCGATGGCCCGCTGACGTCGCGTGCGCTCCGCACCGCCTGTGACGGCGCCTCGCCGACCGTGATGCAGGCCCGCTTATCGGAGTTGCGCGAGGCCGGCCTCGTTGAACTCCTGGCCGGCGACGGCTATCGCCTGACGCCGCTGGGCAGCGAGCTGATGGAAAGCTTCCTGCCACTGCATCGCTTTGCCGAGCGGTGGAGCAAACGGAGCTGA
- a CDS encoding carboxymuconolactone decarboxylase family protein gives MSQTAPRIAPLQPPYAPDIAEQFDRIMRGAPPLVLFRVMAGNARAWEKFRAGSLLDRGPLSLREREIVIDRTCARAGCEYEWGVHVATFAAAAHLTAEQVRATVRGPAAEACWSPAEQALIAAVDALHERATLSDDEFAALSTHYDEAQIFEIILLCGFYRTVSYIANGLALPLEEKGARFPE, from the coding sequence ATGTCCCAGACCGCGCCGCGCATCGCTCCGCTGCAGCCGCCTTATGCACCTGACATTGCCGAGCAGTTCGACCGCATCATGCGCGGCGCGCCGCCGCTGGTGCTGTTTCGCGTCATGGCGGGCAACGCCCGCGCCTGGGAGAAATTCCGCGCCGGCAGCCTGCTGGATCGCGGGCCGCTATCGTTGCGGGAGCGCGAGATCGTCATCGACCGCACCTGCGCGCGAGCGGGATGCGAATATGAATGGGGCGTGCATGTCGCGACATTCGCTGCAGCCGCGCACCTGACGGCAGAACAGGTCCGCGCTACCGTGCGCGGCCCCGCCGCCGAGGCCTGCTGGTCACCGGCCGAGCAGGCGTTGATCGCCGCCGTCGATGCGCTGCACGAGCGGGCGACGCTGAGCGATGACGAATTCGCGGCGCTGTCGACGCATTATGACGAGGCCCAGATCTTCGAGATTATCCTGCTGTGCGGATTCTATCGCACGGTATCGTATATCGCGAACGGGCTGGCGCTGCCGCTGGAGGAGAAGGGGGCAAGATTTCCGGAGTGA
- a CDS encoding KpsF/GutQ family sugar-phosphate isomerase, with amino-acid sequence MPNPNPLIAKSSGTDSADAAVQSALRTLDAEGGGIAALSAALQSDLRAPFVAAADLIRNAKGRLIVTGLGKSGHIGRKIAATFASTGTPAFFVHAAEASHGDLGMITPDDVILALSWSGEQPEMKNLITYAKRFRIPVIAMTAERESSLAKAADVALTLPKAREACPHNLAPTTSSLMMLALGDALAIALLEGRGFTSVDFSVLHPGGKLGALLKYTRDLMHSGDAVPLKPLGTKMSEALVEMTSKGFGCVGIVDARGYLAGIVTDGDLRRHMGPDLMTATVDEVMTENPKTIDRDVLAGEALEILNSSKITTLIVTDAGKPVGIVHLHDFLRAGVA; translated from the coding sequence ATGCCTAATCCGAACCCGCTGATCGCAAAATCATCTGGCACCGATTCCGCTGACGCTGCCGTTCAGTCGGCCCTGCGTACGCTCGATGCAGAGGGCGGCGGGATCGCCGCGCTGTCGGCGGCGCTGCAATCCGATCTCCGGGCGCCCTTCGTCGCCGCCGCCGACCTGATCCGGAATGCCAAGGGACGCCTGATCGTCACCGGGCTCGGTAAATCAGGCCATATCGGCCGCAAGATCGCCGCGACCTTTGCCTCCACCGGCACACCGGCGTTCTTCGTGCATGCCGCCGAAGCGAGCCATGGCGACCTCGGCATGATCACACCTGATGACGTCATCCTGGCGCTGTCCTGGTCCGGCGAGCAACCGGAGATGAAGAACCTCATCACCTATGCCAAGCGGTTCCGCATTCCCGTGATCGCGATGACGGCGGAGCGGGAATCCTCGCTCGCCAAGGCCGCGGATGTCGCGCTGACGCTGCCGAAGGCGCGCGAGGCCTGCCCGCATAATCTCGCGCCCACCACCTCCTCGCTGATGATGCTGGCGCTTGGCGATGCACTGGCGATCGCGCTCTTGGAAGGCCGCGGATTTACGTCCGTCGATTTCAGCGTGCTGCATCCGGGCGGCAAGCTCGGCGCGCTCTTGAAATACACCCGCGACCTCATGCATTCCGGCGACGCCGTGCCGCTGAAGCCGCTCGGCACCAAGATGTCCGAGGCGCTGGTCGAGATGACGTCGAAAGGCTTTGGCTGCGTCGGCATCGTCGACGCGCGCGGATACCTCGCCGGCATCGTCACCGACGGCGATTTGCGCCGCCATATGGGGCCCGATCTGATGACGGCTACCGTCGACGAGGTGATGACAGAAAACCCGAAGACGATCGACCGCGACGTGCTGGCCGGCGAGGCGCTGGAGATCCTCAACTCCTCGAAGATCACGACGCTGATCGTGACGGATGCCGGCAAGCCGGTCGGCATCGTGCACCTGCACGATTTCCTGCGTGCGGGCGTGGCGTAG
- a CDS encoding outer membrane beta-barrel protein — protein sequence MGAGQVTGRNSRARVFRAALPCLALIVLTGTAAQAQTITPDLFSSRRTSRMTSPDSPLRRTAAEANDPLNSPKLQDNDTNKPAPSRIGQIPKYGLPAASGAADSGYDSLNRKRKKPRYYPGQAKPKPPVGPGSPPPIASNTRLRLSIPPSDSAHKTPIPPAMAGTVVGQPPRKRLRVDDDPFGAVGDYAGSFLIKSAVEFSGGYDTNPGRLAAAQAKPFYVIAPEFVAFSDWERHALVAELRGSFTGYGSNLTPNDGTPLSAPLDIDRPSFIGHVDGRLDVSRDTRLTGQGRLFVSTDNPGSPNVQAGLARYPIYTTVGATLGVDQNFNRLQVSAGATVDRTDYTNSKLTDGTSTTNDDRNFSQYGGVGRVSYDLRPGLKPFVEVQGDSRVHDVRLDRAGFARDSAGGYVKGGTSFEFSRLLTGEIGGGYAARDYSDPRLNRLEGLLVSSSLVWTATPLTTAKFYSDTTITETTLPGTSGVLTHIYTVEVDHDFRRWLTAIGKFTWGELDYQGNPRRDKIYTVSGEAIYKMNRNVWLRGTLRRDWLDSNLPGNSTASTVVMLGVRLQN from the coding sequence GTGGGGGCGGGGCAAGTAACGGGGCGGAACAGCCGCGCGCGCGTCTTTCGCGCAGCCTTGCCGTGCCTTGCGCTGATCGTGCTGACAGGAACCGCGGCACAGGCGCAAACCATCACGCCGGACCTGTTCAGCTCAAGGCGTACCAGCCGGATGACGTCGCCGGATTCGCCACTGCGCCGGACTGCGGCGGAGGCGAACGATCCGCTCAACAGCCCGAAGCTGCAGGACAACGACACGAACAAGCCTGCGCCGTCGCGGATCGGACAGATCCCGAAATACGGCCTGCCGGCCGCGAGCGGCGCAGCCGATTCCGGCTACGACTCGCTTAACCGCAAGCGCAAGAAACCGAGATACTATCCGGGGCAGGCGAAGCCGAAGCCGCCGGTCGGTCCCGGCAGTCCACCGCCGATTGCATCGAACACGCGGCTGCGGCTGTCGATTCCCCCATCGGACTCGGCGCACAAGACGCCTATCCCGCCGGCGATGGCCGGCACGGTGGTGGGACAGCCACCGCGCAAGCGCCTCAGGGTCGACGACGATCCGTTCGGCGCGGTCGGCGATTACGCCGGCAGTTTTCTGATCAAATCCGCGGTCGAATTTTCGGGTGGCTACGACACCAATCCCGGCCGGCTCGCAGCAGCGCAAGCCAAGCCGTTCTACGTGATCGCGCCGGAGTTCGTCGCGTTCTCCGACTGGGAACGCCACGCGCTGGTTGCCGAGCTTCGCGGCTCCTTTACCGGTTACGGCAGCAACCTCACGCCGAACGACGGCACGCCGCTGTCGGCACCGCTCGACATCGATCGGCCCAGCTTCATCGGCCATGTCGACGGCCGGCTCGACGTCAGCCGCGACACCAGGCTGACAGGGCAGGGGCGGTTGTTCGTCTCGACCGACAATCCCGGCAGCCCGAACGTGCAGGCGGGTCTCGCCAGATATCCGATCTACACCACGGTGGGTGCTACCCTCGGCGTCGATCAGAATTTCAACCGACTGCAGGTTTCCGCCGGCGCGACCGTCGACCGCACCGACTATACCAATTCGAAACTCACCGACGGCACTTCAACCACCAACGACGACCGCAACTTCAGCCAGTACGGCGGTGTCGGCCGGGTCAGCTATGACTTGAGGCCCGGCCTGAAGCCGTTCGTGGAAGTGCAGGGCGACAGCCGAGTGCACGACGTCAGGCTCGACCGCGCCGGCTTTGCGCGCGATTCCGCCGGCGGCTACGTCAAGGGCGGCACCAGCTTCGAATTCTCGCGGCTGTTGACCGGCGAAATCGGCGGCGGCTACGCCGCGCGCGACTATTCCGATCCGAGGCTCAATCGCCTCGAAGGCCTGCTGGTCTCGTCCTCGTTGGTCTGGACCGCGACGCCGCTGACCACGGCAAAATTCTATTCCGACACCACGATCACAGAAACCACGCTGCCGGGCACGTCGGGCGTGCTGACGCACATCTACACCGTCGAGGTCGACCACGACTTCCGCCGCTGGCTGACCGCGATCGGCAAGTTCACCTGGGGGGAGCTCGACTATCAGGGCAATCCCAGGCGCGACAAGATCTACACGGTGTCGGGCGAGGCGATCTACAAGATGAACCGCAACGTCTGGCTCAGGGGCACGCTGCGGCGCGACTGGCTGGATTCGAATTTGCCGGGGAATAGCACGGCATCGACGGTGGTGATGCTGGGGGTGAGGCTGCAGAATTGA
- a CDS encoding glutamate synthase subunit beta: MGKITGFLEIDRNERKYAPVAERVKHFREFVIPLSEKDTRDQAARCMNCGIPYCHGTGSVAPGTPGCPVNNQIPDFNDLVYQGNWEEASRNLHSTNNFPEFTGRICPAPCEASCTLNIDNNPVTIKTIECAIVDRAWENGWLKPEIAPAKTGKKVAVIGSGPAGLAAAQQLARAGHDVHVFEKFAKAGGLLRYGIPDFKMEKHIIDRRVAQMEAEGVTFHYGVHVGGTSEGAIDPRELLSQYDAVALTGGAEAGRDLPIPGRDLDGIHFAMDFLPQQNRRVSSEPLGDDKDILAEGKHVVVIGGGDTGSDCIGTSFRQGAKSVTQLEIMPAPPEHENKGLTWPNWPLKMRTSSSQAEGAKREFAVLTQKFSGVDGKVQKLHCVHVDDKFKPIAGTEFELDAQLVLLAMGFVHPVHEGMLKTLGVDLDQRGNVRANMSDYKTSLPNVFSAGDMRRGQSLVVWAIREGRLCARAIDQYLMGTTTLPR; encoded by the coding sequence ATGGGCAAGATCACAGGTTTTCTCGAGATCGACCGGAATGAACGCAAGTATGCGCCGGTCGCCGAGCGGGTGAAGCATTTTCGCGAATTCGTCATTCCGCTCAGCGAGAAGGACACGCGCGACCAGGCCGCGCGCTGCATGAACTGCGGCATTCCCTATTGCCACGGCACCGGCTCGGTGGCGCCGGGCACGCCGGGCTGCCCGGTCAACAACCAGATCCCCGACTTCAATGACCTCGTCTACCAGGGCAACTGGGAAGAAGCCTCGCGCAATCTGCACTCGACCAACAACTTTCCGGAATTCACCGGCCGGATTTGCCCTGCGCCATGCGAGGCCTCCTGCACGCTCAACATCGACAACAATCCGGTCACCATCAAGACCATCGAATGCGCCATCGTGGATCGCGCCTGGGAAAACGGCTGGCTGAAGCCCGAGATCGCCCCGGCCAAGACCGGCAAGAAGGTCGCGGTCATCGGCTCCGGCCCCGCGGGCCTTGCAGCCGCGCAGCAGCTCGCCCGCGCCGGCCACGACGTCCATGTCTTCGAAAAATTCGCCAAGGCCGGCGGCTTGCTTCGCTACGGCATTCCCGACTTCAAGATGGAAAAGCACATCATCGACCGCCGGGTGGCACAGATGGAAGCCGAGGGCGTGACGTTCCATTACGGCGTCCATGTCGGCGGCACTTCCGAGGGCGCGATCGATCCGCGCGAACTGCTCAGCCAGTATGACGCGGTGGCATTGACCGGCGGCGCCGAAGCCGGCCGCGACCTGCCGATCCCCGGCCGCGATCTCGACGGCATCCATTTTGCGATGGATTTCCTGCCGCAACAAAATCGCCGTGTCTCCTCCGAGCCGCTCGGCGATGACAAGGACATTCTCGCCGAAGGCAAGCATGTCGTCGTGATCGGCGGTGGCGACACCGGCTCCGACTGCATCGGCACCTCGTTCCGGCAGGGCGCAAAATCTGTCACGCAGCTTGAAATCATGCCGGCGCCGCCCGAGCACGAGAACAAGGGGCTAACCTGGCCGAACTGGCCCTTGAAGATGCGGACCTCGTCGAGCCAGGCCGAAGGCGCCAAACGTGAATTCGCGGTGCTGACGCAGAAATTCTCCGGCGTCGACGGCAAGGTGCAGAAGCTGCATTGCGTGCACGTCGACGACAAGTTCAAGCCGATCGCCGGCACCGAATTCGAGCTCGACGCCCAGCTCGTGCTGCTTGCCATGGGCTTCGTGCATCCCGTGCACGAGGGCATGCTGAAGACGCTCGGCGTCGACCTCGACCAGCGCGGCAACGTCCGCGCCAACATGTCCGACTACAAGACCTCGCTGCCCAACGTCTTCTCCGCCGGCGACATGCGCCGCGGGCAGTCGCTGGTGGTGTGGGCGATCCGCGAAGGGCGGCTGTGTGCTCGTGCGATCGATCAGTACCTGATGGGGACGACGACGCTGCCGCGGTAG